A region of Paenimyroides aestuarii DNA encodes the following proteins:
- a CDS encoding 3-phosphoshikimate 1-carboxyvinyltransferase — translation MNNLLLHKSELISNREIIISGSKSETNRLFLLQALYPNLKIENASNSDDSEVMKNALQAVGTSNEINVHHAGTAMRFLTAYFAIQEGAEVVLSGSSRMHQRPIKILVDALKQLGCDISYLKEEGFPPLQIIGRKIPGNKVLIDANVSSQYITSLMLIGASLPNGLEIALKGTVTSIPYIKMTLSVLQALGIKASFHDNIIKIPFTEKLTKDTFTVESDWSSASYFYSFIALSKIDTQITLGYFKQHSLQGDAILAEIYQKFGVQTICEDQKMILTKIENPSIKHIKLHLNDAPDIAQTIIVTCLGLGVTCDLTGLHTLKIKETDRLQALKNELTKFGAKVSISADAIQLMNSITFQNDRIAIETYQDHRMAMAFAPLVLKQSLEIKNADVVSKSYVHFWNDIQHCLKD, via the coding sequence ATGAATAACCTCTTGCTCCATAAAAGTGAATTAATAAGTAATCGGGAAATCATCATTTCGGGTTCTAAATCCGAAACCAATCGTTTGTTTTTGCTTCAAGCATTGTATCCAAATCTAAAAATTGAAAACGCATCCAATTCAGACGATTCAGAAGTAATGAAAAATGCTTTGCAGGCAGTTGGAACATCAAACGAAATCAATGTGCATCATGCCGGCACAGCCATGCGCTTTTTAACAGCCTATTTTGCAATTCAAGAAGGGGCAGAAGTAGTGCTTTCAGGATCAAGCAGAATGCACCAACGGCCAATTAAAATTTTGGTCGATGCCCTTAAACAGTTAGGATGCGATATCTCCTATTTAAAAGAAGAAGGTTTTCCGCCCTTACAAATCATCGGCAGAAAAATTCCAGGCAATAAAGTTTTAATTGATGCCAATGTAAGCAGCCAATACATTACCTCGCTAATGCTGATTGGGGCAAGTTTGCCAAACGGACTCGAAATAGCATTAAAAGGCACAGTTACGTCGATTCCGTATATAAAAATGACACTTTCGGTGTTGCAAGCATTAGGAATTAAAGCATCGTTTCACGATAACATCATAAAAATTCCATTTACCGAAAAACTTACAAAAGATACTTTTACGGTAGAATCAGATTGGTCTTCGGCATCGTATTTTTATAGTTTCATTGCCTTATCAAAAATCGATACGCAAATTACTTTGGGATATTTCAAGCAGCACAGTTTGCAAGGCGATGCCATTTTGGCTGAAATTTATCAAAAATTTGGAGTTCAAACGATATGTGAAGACCAAAAGATGATCCTTACAAAAATTGAAAATCCATCCATAAAACATATAAAACTGCATTTGAATGATGCGCCCGATATTGCACAAACCATCATTGTAACTTGTTTAGGATTAGGTGTTACCTGCGATTTAACAGGATTACACACCCTAAAAATCAAAGAAACCGATCGATTGCAAGCGTTGAAAAACGAGCTAACGAAATTCGGCGCAAAAGTTTCCATTTCAGCTGATGCCATTCAGTTAATGAATTCGATAACTTTTCAAAATGATCGTATCGCTATAGAAACCTATCAAGACCACCGAATGGCAATGGCATTTGCACCATTAGTTTTAAAACAATCTTTAGAAATTAAAAATGCCGATGTAGTTTCCAAATCATATGTGCATTTTTGGAACGATATACAGCATTGTTTAAAAGATTGA
- the queA gene encoding tRNA preQ1(34) S-adenosylmethionine ribosyltransferase-isomerase QueA, producing MKLSNFNFNLPTELLAEFPAENRDESRLMVVNRKTGTIEHKLFKDLIDYFDEGDVMVLNNTKVFPARLYGNKEKTGARIEVFLLRELNSEQRLWDVLVDPARKIRIGNKLYFGDDDSLVAEVIDNTTSRGRTLRFLYDGSYEEFRLKLRELGETPIPKYINRDVTPEDEDRYQTIYATEEGAVAAPTAGLHFSKHLLKRLEIKGIDFAKITLHIGLGTFNPVEVEDLSKHKMDSEELIITQEACDVVNNAKAKKSKVCAVGTTSMRALESSVSSSHTLNPYQGWTNKFIFPPYDFSIADCMITNFHMPKSTLLMMISAFTGHDLMMKAYDEAVKEGYKFYSYGDAMLIL from the coding sequence ATGAAGTTATCAAATTTTAATTTTAATTTACCAACCGAATTATTAGCAGAATTTCCTGCTGAAAACCGCGATGAATCTCGCTTAATGGTAGTAAACCGCAAAACAGGTACCATAGAACACAAATTGTTCAAAGATTTAATTGATTATTTCGATGAAGGCGATGTAATGGTTCTAAACAACACCAAAGTTTTTCCGGCACGTTTGTATGGTAATAAAGAAAAAACCGGTGCACGTATCGAAGTGTTCTTGTTGCGCGAATTAAATTCGGAGCAACGCCTTTGGGATGTTTTAGTAGATCCAGCCCGAAAAATTCGTATTGGAAATAAATTATATTTTGGCGATGATGATTCACTAGTAGCCGAAGTTATCGATAACACCACATCGCGCGGACGCACCCTACGCTTTTTGTACGATGGTTCGTATGAAGAATTTCGTTTAAAGTTACGCGAATTAGGAGAAACACCCATACCAAAATACATCAACCGCGATGTAACCCCAGAAGACGAAGACCGTTACCAAACCATATATGCAACCGAAGAAGGCGCCGTAGCAGCACCCACAGCAGGTTTGCACTTTTCAAAGCATTTATTAAAAAGATTAGAAATAAAAGGCATTGATTTTGCAAAAATCACGCTGCATATAGGTTTAGGAACCTTTAACCCGGTGGAAGTAGAAGATTTATCAAAACACAAAATGGATTCAGAGGAATTAATCATTACCCAAGAAGCCTGTGATGTGGTAAACAACGCAAAAGCCAAAAAAAGTAAAGTTTGTGCCGTAGGTACCACCTCCATGCGTGCCTTAGAAAGCTCTGTTTCATCGAGCCACACATTAAATCCATACCAAGGTTGGACCAACAAGTTCATTTTTCCACCATACGATTTCAGCATAGCCGATTGTATGATAACCAATTTCCACATGCCCAAATCAACCTTATTAATGATGATTTCTGCATTTACAGGTCACGATTTAATGATGAAGGCATACGACGAAGCCGTAAAAGAAGGATATAAATTTTATTCGTATGGTGATGCCATGCTAATTTTATAG